A stretch of Vibrio aphrogenes DNA encodes these proteins:
- the pstA gene encoding phosphate ABC transporter permease PstA codes for MKVTDLSWLKSGRPWVWLTAGAVSVCLISVLGLLLLIGWKGLTYFWPTPLYQWQDDNAHRLIGQVYQRDYVSLNQVIQQRPQWPDAVLDAAEVERLSIKVANRELYQRDFISVLALDLHHQQQPQNLAVFERTHNGDFFGEPVAVMANDEVYQSDIPHHLEAMLQEARDVREQIDDLMDGELQTTNHGLEKLREERQYKEKRSALSDKEEQAFNQKQLQLQQAFSRAEQQVLALQAQLARKQIIVKDMQGKKVTLPLDTVLDAWYPNTMSFMDKVLHWGKQVKKFLIENPRESNSEGGVFPAIFGTVLLVIIMSVVVMPLGVIAAIYIHEYANNRPMTKLIRIAVVNLAGVPSIVYGVFGLGFFVYTVGNSIDELFYSDTLPTPTFGTPGLLWSAMTLAILTLPVVIVATEEGLSRVPNSLRHGSYALGATKFETLWRIVLPMVSPAMMTGLILAVARAAGEVAPLMLVGVVKLAPTLPVDAYFPYVHLERKFMHLGFHIYDIGFQTPNIEAARPLVFATSFLLISVVVGLNITAILIRNNLREKFKTLGTD; via the coding sequence ATGAAAGTGACGGACTTAAGCTGGTTAAAATCAGGCCGCCCTTGGGTATGGTTGACCGCAGGAGCTGTTAGTGTCTGTTTGATTTCAGTTTTAGGATTATTGCTATTGATTGGTTGGAAAGGATTAACCTATTTCTGGCCGACTCCATTGTACCAATGGCAAGACGATAATGCTCACAGATTGATTGGCCAAGTGTATCAACGTGATTATGTATCATTAAATCAAGTGATACAGCAACGTCCACAGTGGCCAGACGCGGTACTTGACGCGGCTGAAGTCGAGCGCTTATCGATTAAGGTTGCCAACAGAGAATTATATCAACGAGATTTTATTTCGGTTTTAGCGCTTGATTTACACCATCAACAGCAGCCTCAAAATCTTGCGGTATTCGAACGTACTCATAATGGTGATTTCTTTGGTGAGCCAGTGGCGGTGATGGCCAATGATGAAGTCTATCAATCGGATATTCCCCATCACTTGGAAGCCATGTTGCAAGAGGCCCGTGATGTCCGTGAACAAATTGACGATCTTATGGATGGGGAACTGCAAACAACCAATCATGGTTTAGAGAAGTTAAGAGAAGAGCGCCAATATAAAGAAAAACGTTCTGCTTTGAGTGATAAAGAGGAGCAAGCGTTTAACCAAAAGCAATTGCAACTGCAACAAGCGTTTTCTCGAGCTGAACAACAAGTATTAGCGTTGCAAGCTCAATTGGCACGTAAACAAATTATCGTTAAAGATATGCAGGGCAAAAAGGTTACCTTACCTTTGGATACGGTATTGGATGCCTGGTATCCCAATACGATGAGTTTTATGGATAAGGTTCTACATTGGGGCAAACAAGTTAAGAAGTTTCTTATCGAAAACCCAAGGGAATCCAACTCCGAAGGTGGGGTGTTTCCTGCCATATTCGGTACCGTTTTATTGGTGATCATCATGTCGGTGGTGGTGATGCCATTAGGTGTTATTGCGGCCATTTATATTCATGAATATGCCAATAATCGCCCGATGACTAAGCTAATTCGTATTGCGGTAGTGAATCTAGCCGGAGTGCCGTCGATTGTGTATGGGGTGTTTGGTTTAGGTTTTTTTGTCTACACCGTGGGCAACTCGATTGATGAGCTGTTTTATTCTGATACCTTACCGACTCCAACGTTTGGCACACCGGGATTATTATGGTCTGCCATGACCTTAGCTATTTTGACTCTGCCGGTGGTGATTGTTGCCACCGAAGAAGGCTTGTCTCGGGTGCCGAATTCTTTGCGTCATGGTTCTTATGCTCTTGGCGCAACCAAATTTGAAACCTTATGGCGTATTGTTTTGCCGATGGTGAGCCCGGCGATGATGACCGGGTTAATTCTTGCGGTTGCCCGTGCCGCGGGAGAAGTTGCTCCTTTGATGCTGGTTGGCGTGGTTAAATTGGCCCCAACGTTACCTGTGGATGCATATTTCCCCTATGTGCATTTAGAACGAAAATTCATGCATTTAGGGTTTCATATTTATGATATTGGCTTTCAGACCCCCAATATTGAAGCCGCGAGGCCATTAGTGTTTGCGACATCATTTTTGTTGATAAGCGTGGTGGTTGGGCTCAATATTACAGCTATTTTAATTCGTAATAACTTACGAGAAAAATTTAAAACATTAGGAACCGATTAA